The sequence below is a genomic window from Variovorax paradoxus B4.
TGCAGGTCGACGCCCTGCACCAGCAGCGTCCATGCCGGTTGCTGGCGCGGCGGCAATGCGCGCCGCGCGAGCGGCCCGTGCTTGAGCGTCCAGCCGGCCTTGCCGTGGCGGATGAGGCGCGATTCGACGTCCTCGCGCTCCGCCAGGGCAAAGAGCGCGCTGCGCCCGATCGGTGGCACCATGGCGGGAATGGCCTGGCGCACCAGCAACGGTTTCTTCTGCCAATACCGCCGCATGAACTGCGCGGCGCTCAGGCCGCCGAGCAACGGCAGCGGTTGTGTAATCTCCATGGGAGAATTCTGCAATGGAAATCTCTGAACAATGCGTGGTCGGCCTGACCTGGACGATGAAAGACACTCTGGGCGAAGTGCTGGACGTGCTCGACGAACCGGTGGAATTCATGGTGGGAGGCGATGACCTCTTCGACGTGATCGAAGCCGCCCTGATGGGCCACGAGCCCGGTGCCCGGGTGCAATTGCAGCTCGAACCCGAGCAGGGCTTCGGCGACTTCAACGACCAGCTGCTTTTTCTCGAGCCGCGTTCGCTGTTCCCCGAAGGCACCGAGGAAGGCATGACCTT
It includes:
- a CDS encoding FKBP-type peptidyl-prolyl cis-trans isomerase: MEISEQCVVGLTWTMKDTLGEVLDVLDEPVEFMVGGDDLFDVIEAALMGHEPGARVQLQLEPEQGFGDFNDQLLFLEPRSLFPEGTEEGMTFDGAALPAGVSDAMPKDVIYTVAEIYPDHLVLDGNHPLAGIAVRLDITVRSVREATEEEVGSGTAGTAFFKVPPTAPGNNLLH